From Nerophis ophidion isolate RoL-2023_Sa linkage group LG15, RoL_Noph_v1.0, whole genome shotgun sequence, one genomic window encodes:
- the apodb gene encoding apolipoprotein Db has product MWVTCCVLMALLPLASAQTYHWGACPTPKVQPNFDLKQYLGKWYEIAKLPANFEKGKCIEANYAMRRDGTIRVFNSQFYKDKVRTAEGTAVVYDQREPAKIGVSFSYFTPYSPYWILTTDYTSLAVVYSCTDILRLFRVEYAWILGRSRFLPPDTVNYAQDILMGEGVDLYKMSSTDQTGCKDD; this is encoded by the exons ATGTGGGTCACCTGCTGCGTCCTAATGGCGTTGTTGCCGCTCGCCTCTGCCCAGACGTACCACTGGGGAGCCTGTCCTACGCCCAAAGTGCAGCCCAACTTTGACCTCAAGCAG TATCTAGGGAAGTGGTACGAGATCGCCAAGCTGCCCGCTAACTTCGAGAAAGGAAAGTGCATCGAGGCCAATTACGCCATGCGGCGAGACGGAACCATCCGGGTTTTCAACTCCCAGTtcta TAAAGACAAGGTGAGGACAGCAGAGGGGACAGCAGTGGTGTACGACCAGAGAGAACCGGCCAAAATAGGCGTCAGCTTCTCTTACT TCACCCCCtacagtccatactggatcttgACCACCGACTACACCAGCCTTGCCGTAGTCTACTCGTGCACGGACATCCTGCGACTGTTCCGCGTGGAGTACGCCTGGATCCTGGGACGCTCACGCTTCCTACCGCCAGACACGGTGAACTATGCCCAGGATATTCTGATGGGCGAGGGCGTGGACCTGTATAAGATGTCCTCCACCGACCAGACGGGCTGCAAAGACGACTAG